In one Thermococcus sp. 2319x1 genomic region, the following are encoded:
- a CDS encoding SWIM zinc finger family protein, which translates to MERKSMQKGKNYYKKGKVLWVLKYEEKLFSKVLGTYPYYVEVDLAKNSSRCTCPQGKDCKHVAATIMAFEEGFYIESHEPLSEFFPEAALKRYMFYKNPELGLEIILKELQYQINNDESGSEVARLLGEALRLFSLNPSKEKGFQILEIFKEFERLFPDYNLTGELKRKVKETLEGCSL; encoded by the coding sequence ATGGAGAGGAAGAGTATGCAAAAAGGGAAGAACTACTACAAAAAAGGAAAGGTTTTATGGGTTCTAAAATACGAAGAAAAGCTGTTTTCCAAGGTTTTGGGCACTTATCCCTATTATGTAGAAGTCGACTTGGCAAAAAACTCCAGCAGGTGCACCTGTCCTCAAGGAAAAGACTGCAAACACGTTGCCGCCACAATAATGGCCTTTGAAGAGGGATTCTACATAGAAAGTCATGAGCCACTCTCGGAATTTTTCCCCGAGGCAGCTTTAAAGAGATATATGTTCTATAAGAATCCGGAATTGGGACTGGAGATTATTTTAAAGGAGCTTCAATACCAGATAAACAACGATGAGAGCGGGAGTGAAGTAGCCAGACTCTTGGGGGAAGCCTTGAGGTTGTTCAGCCTTAATCCATCTAAAGAAAAAGGTTTTCAAATATTGGAAATTTTCAAGGAATTCGAGAGACTTTTTCCAGATTACAATTTAACCGGAGAGCTGAAAAGGAAGGTCAAAGAAACTCTAGAAGGGTGCTCTCTTTGA
- the infB gene encoding translation initiation factor IF-2 translates to MKKIRQPIIAVLGHVDHGKTTMLDRIRNTRVAEKEAGGITQHIGATEVPIEVVKQLAGPLLSLWKGEIKLPGLLFIDTPGHEAFTSLRARGGSLADLAVLVVDINEGFQPQTIESIEILRKYRTPFVVAANKIDRIKGWKIVENEPFLVNIKKQDQRAVQELETKLWELIGKFYELGFQANRFDRVQDFRRELAIVPVSAKYGIGLPELLVLIAGLAQKYLEERLKIEVEGPARGTILEVREEVGFGTTIDVIIYDGTLRKDDVIVVGGKDKAIVTKIRALLKPKPLDEIRDPRYRFDQVEEVSAAAGIKIAAPNLEEALAGSPVIAARTEEEIEKARREILKQIKSVIISTDKVGVIVKADTIGSLEALSKELQAKNVPIRKADVGNISKTDVMEALSVKEEEPLYGVVIGFNVRVNEDAEEVAKAKKIPIFVGNVIYKIIEDYEAWVKAEEEKKKKELLAQTKFPGVIKIFPDERYIFRRSHPAIVGIEVIEGRIKPGYPLMKQNGEMVGVIKSIKSKEDFLQEAKKGDQVAIAIEGAIVGRHIHPGEILYVDISRDDAIRLAKELRDMLDETDIKALKETAKVKAQKDPFWSAL, encoded by the coding sequence ATGAAAAAAATTAGACAACCAATTATAGCGGTTCTTGGACACGTAGATCACGGTAAGACCACAATGCTTGATAGAATACGTAACACCCGCGTAGCTGAGAAAGAAGCGGGTGGAATTACCCAGCACATCGGTGCGACTGAAGTTCCTATTGAAGTAGTTAAACAACTTGCTGGACCCCTTTTAAGTTTGTGGAAAGGCGAAATTAAACTTCCGGGATTGCTCTTTATAGACACTCCCGGCCACGAGGCTTTTACGAGCTTGAGAGCAAGGGGAGGCAGTTTAGCCGATTTGGCAGTTCTTGTGGTTGATATAAACGAGGGCTTTCAGCCTCAGACCATCGAGAGCATAGAAATTTTGAGAAAATACAGAACGCCCTTTGTTGTCGCTGCAAATAAAATTGACCGTATTAAGGGATGGAAAATCGTTGAAAACGAGCCTTTCTTGGTAAACATCAAAAAGCAGGATCAAAGGGCAGTTCAGGAGCTTGAGACAAAGCTTTGGGAGCTAATAGGAAAGTTCTATGAACTTGGTTTCCAGGCCAATAGGTTTGATCGCGTTCAGGACTTCAGAAGGGAACTCGCCATAGTTCCCGTTTCAGCCAAATATGGAATAGGCCTTCCAGAATTGCTTGTTCTTATAGCGGGTTTGGCCCAAAAGTACCTTGAAGAGAGGCTGAAGATAGAGGTTGAAGGTCCCGCGAGAGGAACTATTTTGGAAGTTAGGGAGGAAGTAGGCTTTGGAACAACAATAGACGTGATAATCTATGATGGAACCCTCAGAAAAGACGACGTAATAGTTGTGGGTGGCAAGGATAAGGCAATAGTCACAAAAATAAGGGCTCTCCTTAAGCCCAAACCTTTGGATGAGATAAGGGATCCAAGGTATCGCTTTGATCAGGTGGAAGAGGTTTCTGCTGCAGCTGGAATTAAGATAGCCGCCCCAAACTTGGAGGAAGCTCTCGCAGGTTCCCCTGTTATAGCGGCGAGAACTGAAGAAGAAATAGAGAAAGCAAGGAGAGAAATCCTTAAGCAGATAAAGAGTGTAATTATAAGCACTGACAAGGTTGGCGTTATTGTAAAAGCCGACACAATAGGAAGTCTCGAAGCGCTAAGCAAAGAACTGCAAGCGAAGAACGTCCCAATAAGAAAGGCAGATGTTGGAAACATAAGCAAAACGGATGTTATGGAGGCACTGAGCGTAAAGGAGGAGGAACCTCTCTACGGTGTTGTCATAGGTTTTAACGTGAGGGTCAATGAAGACGCAGAGGAAGTTGCAAAGGCCAAGAAGATCCCGATATTTGTCGGCAACGTTATCTATAAAATCATAGAGGATTACGAGGCATGGGTGAAGGCTGAGGAAGAAAAGAAGAAAAAAGAACTTTTAGCCCAAACAAAGTTCCCGGGAGTAATTAAGATATTCCCAGATGAACGCTACATCTTCAGGAGAAGCCATCCAGCAATAGTTGGAATAGAGGTTATTGAAGGCAGGATAAAACCGGGATATCCGCTTATGAAGCAGAATGGAGAGATGGTTGGAGTTATAAAATCAATAAAATCCAAAGAAGACTTCTTGCAGGAAGCAAAGAAGGGAGATCAGGTTGCTATAGCCATTGAGGGTGCAATAGTCGGGAGGCACATCCATCCCGGGGAGATACTTTACGTCGATATAAGCAGGGATGATGCAATAAGACTCGCGAAGGAGCTCAGAGATATGCTGGATGAGACCGACATAAAGGCATTAAAGGAAACTGCGAAAGTGAAGGCCCAAAAGGATCCATTTTGGAGTGCCCTATGA
- a CDS encoding asparagine synthase-related protein, which produces MEVYHLYSGGKDSSLAAYILRKIGYEVKLITVNFGILDSWKYAKETAKALGFPHEVIFLDRGILEEAAEMCIRDSHPSNAIQFIHEKALEEVAKLRHVERISDGTRRDDRVPFLDQRKTRSLEDRFNVQYIRPLLGLGYKTIRELTEKLFVVELKESEKLEKSDYEVELRYLLRERGVDPLTIFPKRHLQSRVLGWKKEGGHL; this is translated from the coding sequence ATGGAGGTTTATCACCTCTACAGCGGAGGGAAAGATTCTTCGCTTGCGGCTTATATTTTGAGAAAGATTGGATACGAGGTAAAACTCATTACCGTTAACTTTGGAATCCTCGACAGCTGGAAATATGCAAAAGAGACTGCCAAAGCCCTTGGATTTCCCCATGAGGTAATCTTCCTTGACAGGGGAATTCTTGAGGAAGCGGCTGAGATGTGTATAAGGGACTCTCATCCCAGCAATGCAATTCAGTTTATCCACGAAAAAGCTCTGGAGGAGGTTGCAAAGCTTAGGCATGTGGAGAGAATAAGCGACGGAACAAGAAGAGATGACAGAGTGCCCTTCCTTGATCAGAGAAAAACGAGAAGTCTTGAGGATAGGTTTAACGTTCAGTACATAAGACCCCTTCTCGGTTTGGGCTATAAGACGATAAGGGAACTTACGGAGAAGCTTTTCGTGGTGGAGCTTAAAGAGAGCGAAAAGCTTGAGAAATCCGACTATGAAGTAGAGCTGAGATATCTTTTAAGGGAAAGAGGTGTGGATCCTCTCACGATTTTTCCGAAAAGGCATCTGCAGTCGAGGGTATTGGGGTGGAAAAAAGAAGGGGGTCACTTGTGA
- a CDS encoding glutamate--tRNA ligase: MELRETILKYALINAIQHDGKANPKAVIGKILGENPELRPRAREIIPLVNEVVQEVNSMSKEEQEGKLREIYPEFFEGKEEKKEEKKGLPPLPKAEKGKVVTRFAPNPDGAFHLGNARAAILSHEYARLYDGKFILRFDDTDPKVKRPEPIFYEWIIEDLKWLGFQIDEIHHASDRLEVYYSYAEKLLEMGKAYVCTCDPEHFRKLRDEGKACPHRELPPEVQLREWKKMLSGEYKEGEAVVRIKTDLNHPNPAVRDWPALRIIDNPNHPRTGNKYRVWPLYNFASAIDDHELGVTHIFRGQEHAENETRQRYIYQYFGWEYPETVHHGRLSIEGVILSKSKTRKGIEEGKYLGWDDPRLGTIRALRRRGIQPEAIRELIIEVGLKKSDTTISWDNLAAINRKIIEPIANRYFFVADPIPMEIRGYEEEFTAEIPLHPDYPERGVRRLKFTPGKPIYVSKDDLELLKSNEYVRLKDLFNVRIVKASEEKIIAEFDSAEYEKAREHRWRMIHWVPEGKPCEVLVPEGDELIVRKGLLERDANLKVDDIVQFERFGFVRVDKVEGDKVIAIFAHK; this comes from the coding sequence ATGGAGCTAAGGGAGACGATACTCAAATACGCACTCATCAATGCGATTCAACACGATGGAAAGGCAAATCCAAAGGCTGTCATAGGGAAAATACTCGGCGAGAACCCGGAGCTGAGGCCAAGGGCGAGGGAAATAATTCCCCTTGTAAATGAGGTTGTTCAAGAAGTTAACTCCATGAGCAAGGAGGAGCAGGAGGGAAAACTCAGAGAGATTTACCCGGAGTTCTTTGAGGGGAAGGAGGAGAAAAAAGAAGAAAAGAAAGGTCTCCCACCACTTCCAAAGGCAGAAAAGGGAAAAGTAGTTACGAGGTTTGCACCGAATCCCGACGGAGCCTTTCACCTTGGAAACGCGAGGGCAGCTATCTTAAGCCATGAATATGCGAGGCTTTATGATGGAAAGTTTATTCTAAGGTTTGATGACACCGATCCGAAGGTTAAAAGACCCGAGCCCATATTCTACGAATGGATTATTGAAGATCTAAAATGGCTCGGCTTCCAGATAGATGAAATCCACCACGCAAGCGACAGGTTGGAGGTTTATTATTCCTATGCAGAGAAGCTCCTTGAGATGGGAAAGGCTTACGTCTGCACCTGCGATCCAGAACACTTCAGAAAACTCAGAGACGAGGGAAAAGCCTGTCCCCACAGGGAACTTCCCCCAGAAGTTCAGCTAAGGGAGTGGAAAAAGATGCTCAGCGGAGAGTACAAAGAGGGAGAGGCTGTTGTTAGAATTAAAACCGATCTAAATCACCCAAACCCCGCAGTTAGAGACTGGCCTGCCCTTAGGATAATCGATAATCCCAATCACCCAAGAACCGGAAACAAATACCGCGTATGGCCTCTCTACAACTTCGCCTCCGCTATAGATGACCACGAGCTCGGTGTTACACACATTTTCAGAGGGCAGGAGCATGCCGAAAACGAGACAAGGCAGAGATACATCTACCAATACTTTGGATGGGAATACCCGGAAACAGTTCATCACGGAAGGCTCTCCATCGAAGGGGTAATTCTAAGCAAGTCCAAGACAAGAAAAGGTATTGAAGAGGGCAAATATCTCGGATGGGACGACCCAAGGCTTGGAACAATCAGAGCACTTAGAAGAAGGGGTATTCAGCCGGAAGCCATAAGGGAGCTTATAATCGAGGTCGGGCTCAAGAAGAGCGACACCACAATAAGCTGGGACAACCTAGCTGCAATAAACAGAAAAATAATAGAGCCAATAGCGAACAGATACTTCTTCGTTGCCGACCCGATCCCAATGGAGATTAGAGGTTATGAAGAAGAGTTTACCGCAGAGATACCACTCCATCCAGATTATCCCGAGAGAGGGGTTAGGAGACTCAAGTTCACCCCCGGAAAGCCCATCTACGTCTCAAAGGACGACCTTGAGCTCTTGAAGAGCAACGAATACGTTAGGCTCAAGGACTTATTCAACGTCAGAATAGTTAAGGCAAGCGAAGAAAAAATCATAGCGGAGTTTGACAGCGCTGAATATGAGAAAGCCAGAGAGCACAGATGGAGGATGATCCACTGGGTTCCCGAGGGCAAGCCGTGTGAAGTTCTCGTCCCGGAGGGAGATGAACTTATTGTTAGGAAGGGGCTACTTGAGAGGGATGCTAACTTAAAGGTTGACGATATCGTGCAGTTTGAACGCTTTGGTTTCGTAAGGGTGGACAAAGTTGAGGGAGATAAAGTGATAGCGATATTTGCTCACAAGTGA
- the ndk gene encoding nucleoside-diphosphate kinase, producing MNKTERTLVIIKPDAVVRGLIGEIISRFEKRGLKIIGMKMIHIDRELAEKHYEEHRGKPFFEPLIDYITKAPSVVMVLEGRHAISVVRKMCGATDPKDAEPGTIRGDYGLDVGDAIYNVVHASDSEETAKREIALYFKEDELFEYCKAAEWFYHSHWDKEKGGYLDSTNCLKL from the coding sequence ATGAACAAGACGGAAAGGACTCTTGTGATTATAAAGCCTGATGCCGTTGTTAGGGGTCTTATAGGCGAAATTATAAGCAGATTCGAGAAGAGGGGTCTTAAAATCATTGGAATGAAGATGATCCACATTGATAGAGAATTAGCGGAGAAGCACTATGAGGAGCACAGAGGAAAGCCCTTCTTCGAGCCTTTGATAGACTATATCACCAAAGCGCCAAGTGTAGTAATGGTTCTCGAAGGCAGACATGCCATAAGCGTCGTTAGGAAAATGTGCGGTGCAACTGACCCCAAAGATGCAGAGCCGGGAACCATAAGGGGCGACTATGGTCTTGATGTTGGAGACGCTATTTATAACGTGGTTCATGCCTCAGACAGCGAGGAAACCGCAAAAAGGGAAATAGCACTCTACTTTAAAGAGGACGAGCTCTTTGAGTACTGCAAGGCTGCTGAGTGGTTTTATCACTCCCACTGGGACAAGGAGAAAGGGGGATACTTGGACTCAACTAACTGCTTGAAGCTTTGA
- a CDS encoding C69 family dipeptidase: protein MCDILVATPKATEEKVMLFAKNSDRDPNEAQILEVIPRQKHEEETVKLTYVEFSQVKETYAVILSRPWWVWGAEMGVNEFGLAIGNTAVFTREKIPDKGILGMDIVRLALERTKTSKEALHFMVEVIESYGQGGNGSYEHKLLYSNSFIIADPKEAWVLETAGKHWAAKKIEGVYSISNALTIDDDWDLASESVENLARKSNFSFAKHFSDRFYTHFAHGRERRAFTYRKLKEREGEITLEYMMEILRSHRFEPYSPEKGSMRDICMHYGGLTRPSQTASSQISELGKDVHWFTGTSLPCLSIFKPISFEGGIPESETPTNRYNPKNYWWRIEKFHRLFQTNHQKYIGRFSEERDELQMEIIRRAREVKENESPAELTKWAFEREKELVEKWEKKIVEGKYSLVYGMRWKKENQKAGLR from the coding sequence ATGTGTGACATTCTCGTTGCAACTCCCAAAGCCACTGAAGAAAAAGTTATGCTTTTTGCGAAAAACAGCGACAGGGATCCAAATGAAGCTCAGATTCTGGAGGTTATTCCAAGGCAAAAACATGAGGAAGAGACCGTTAAACTGACCTACGTTGAATTTTCCCAGGTTAAAGAGACCTATGCGGTAATTCTCTCCCGCCCTTGGTGGGTTTGGGGAGCTGAGATGGGAGTTAACGAATTTGGTCTAGCTATAGGCAATACTGCCGTTTTCACCAGGGAGAAGATTCCAGATAAAGGCATCTTGGGAATGGACATAGTAAGATTGGCCCTTGAAAGAACGAAAACCTCCAAAGAGGCTCTTCACTTTATGGTTGAGGTAATCGAGAGCTATGGGCAGGGAGGAAATGGTAGCTACGAGCACAAACTGCTCTACAGCAACTCATTCATAATTGCAGACCCAAAAGAGGCATGGGTCTTAGAAACTGCCGGTAAACACTGGGCTGCAAAGAAAATTGAGGGCGTATACTCAATCTCAAATGCACTCACAATAGACGATGATTGGGATTTAGCCTCAGAAAGCGTTGAGAACCTTGCCAGAAAATCAAACTTCAGCTTTGCCAAGCATTTCTCCGATAGATTCTACACCCATTTTGCCCATGGAAGGGAGAGAAGGGCTTTCACATATCGGAAACTCAAAGAAAGAGAAGGCGAAATAACTCTCGAGTACATGATGGAAATCCTGAGGTCTCACAGATTTGAGCCGTATTCTCCAGAAAAAGGCTCCATGAGGGATATCTGCATGCACTACGGTGGTTTAACGAGGCCCTCTCAAACAGCCTCATCCCAAATATCAGAGCTTGGGAAGGATGTACACTGGTTTACGGGGACTTCGCTTCCATGTTTGAGCATCTTCAAGCCGATATCTTTTGAAGGCGGGATTCCAGAGTCAGAGACACCTACGAACCGCTATAACCCCAAAAACTACTGGTGGAGAATTGAAAAGTTCCACAGGCTGTTCCAGACCAACCATCAAAAGTACATTGGAAGATTCTCAGAGGAGAGAGATGAGCTGCAGATGGAGATAATAAGAAGGGCGAGGGAAGTTAAAGAGAACGAAAGCCCTGCAGAACTCACAAAGTGGGCTTTTGAAAGAGAAAAAGAGCTTGTAGAAAAATGGGAGAAGAAGATTGTTGAAGGCAAGTATTCTCTGGTGTATGGTATGAGGTGGAAGAAGGAGAACCAAAAGGCTGGCTTGAGATAA
- a CDS encoding COG2426 family protein, whose product MNGLLEVFLLSLLPTFEGRYAIVYGIGRGYSLPGTLIMASLGVLLLSLTLPLILPLIDWVMLKLGDTPLGKFAELYLKYVERVRRKAHPYVEKWGFLGLIVFVAIPLPGTGVWTGSLAAYIFGMEKRKTIPALIVGGLLSILMTLIPSLGLVKII is encoded by the coding sequence GTGAACGGTCTGCTTGAGGTGTTTTTACTCTCACTCCTTCCAACATTTGAGGGAAGATATGCCATAGTTTATGGTATCGGTAGGGGTTACTCTCTCCCCGGCACTTTGATAATGGCATCGCTTGGGGTGCTGCTCCTCTCCTTAACTTTGCCCCTTATCTTACCTCTGATAGACTGGGTTATGCTTAAACTTGGAGATACCCCTTTAGGGAAGTTTGCGGAGCTCTATTTGAAATATGTGGAGAGAGTTCGAAGAAAAGCACACCCATATGTGGAAAAGTGGGGGTTTTTAGGCCTTATAGTCTTTGTTGCCATACCTCTTCCGGGAACTGGCGTATGGACCGGAAGCTTAGCGGCTTACATATTTGGGATGGAAAAAAGAAAAACAATACCCGCGCTGATAGTTGGAGGGCTTTTAAGCATTTTGATGACCCTCATACCAAGCTTGGGTCTGGTAAAAATAATTTAA
- a CDS encoding TldD/PmbA family protein — protein MFEINELILKKAKELGFGDVVVLAYEQNRRQVRFANNEITVAKNWHTQKVNLFVEYQKRLASTTLTALDEGTIEKTLQMLMKSVKNLAPKEDYYGIAEGPFEYKDIPETFDRAIVELDEPDEYVERAINAALEEGAKRTAGVLYTDHNKLYLTTSNGVEAFDEGTGIEISIRAFIGDEESGHGTNSVRVLKKFDPESAGRKAGEIAKMAVNPVQGEAGTFDVIFDPLAFANLMSYMSFMASAFAVEAGFSFLVGKLGQKVANENVTIKDVGNMPNAYGTRKFDDEGVPTRETTIIENGTLNTYLLNTSFARKYKRETTANAGLLMPEAWNVYVEPGDYSKEELFSEVKRGIYITNVWYTRFQNYVTGDFSTIPRDGAFLIENGEIVKPIRNIRVSDNFQHILESIAALGKDLYHIHWWEVNTPVFTPYVLVKNVGITKATK, from the coding sequence ATGTTTGAGATTAACGAATTAATCCTAAAAAAGGCGAAAGAGCTCGGCTTTGGCGATGTCGTTGTATTGGCTTACGAGCAAAACAGAAGACAGGTGAGGTTTGCTAACAACGAAATAACGGTTGCAAAGAACTGGCACACGCAAAAGGTAAACCTTTTCGTTGAGTACCAGAAGAGATTGGCCTCCACAACTTTAACAGCTCTGGATGAGGGCACAATAGAAAAAACCCTCCAGATGCTGATGAAGAGCGTTAAAAACCTCGCTCCCAAGGAGGACTACTACGGAATAGCCGAGGGGCCTTTTGAGTACAAGGATATTCCAGAGACCTTTGATAGGGCAATAGTTGAGCTTGATGAGCCAGATGAATACGTTGAGAGGGCAATAAATGCTGCACTTGAAGAAGGGGCAAAAAGAACTGCAGGTGTCCTTTACACAGATCACAACAAGCTCTACCTAACTACAAGCAACGGTGTTGAAGCCTTTGACGAGGGAACGGGAATAGAGATAAGCATAAGGGCATTTATAGGCGATGAAGAGAGCGGGCATGGGACCAATTCGGTGAGGGTTCTTAAAAAGTTTGATCCAGAGAGTGCGGGGAGAAAAGCCGGAGAGATAGCAAAGATGGCCGTTAATCCGGTTCAAGGCGAAGCCGGGACTTTTGATGTAATATTCGATCCGCTGGCATTTGCCAACCTGATGAGCTACATGAGCTTCATGGCTTCAGCTTTTGCCGTAGAGGCCGGGTTCAGCTTTTTGGTGGGCAAACTCGGACAGAAGGTGGCAAATGAGAACGTAACAATTAAGGACGTTGGAAACATGCCAAACGCCTATGGCACAAGGAAATTTGACGATGAGGGTGTTCCTACAAGGGAAACCACAATCATCGAGAACGGAACTCTGAACACTTACCTCCTCAACACAAGCTTTGCAAGGAAATACAAGAGGGAAACCACCGCAAATGCTGGTCTATTGATGCCCGAAGCTTGGAACGTCTATGTAGAGCCGGGGGATTATTCAAAGGAGGAGCTCTTCAGCGAGGTGAAGAGGGGAATCTACATAACCAACGTGTGGTACACAAGGTTCCAAAACTATGTTACCGGGGATTTCTCAACAATTCCAAGGGATGGAGCGTTTTTAATTGAAAACGGCGAAATAGTAAAGCCCATAAGAAACATAAGGGTAAGCGATAACTTCCAGCACATACTGGAGAGCATTGCAGCATTAGGAAAAGACCTCTACCACATCCATTGGTGGGAAGTTAACACTCCAGTGTTCACTCCCTACGTTCTCGTAAAGAATGTGGGAATAACGAAGGCTACTAAGTGA
- a CDS encoding TldD/PmbA family protein, with the protein MHELVEFAVEKAQELGAGYAEARFEEKNGTEIVMKNGNPEGLGILADRGIGIRVLVNGGMGFASTNVLTKESVEEAVKRAVKLAKAAAKLRNKPIQFSEEDFHQVFYEVKMKKDFRDVSAEEKMEYLKLIEERVKETGVNVPMRFLRYGDLMWHKVFMNNEGALVESLIPRVSITYNLVVFEEGQMEQAPFVQRAFSGGLELIEKDKPWEWAVKDVKALQKLIKEGQKPPEGKVDVVISPEVAGIAVHESVGHPYELDRIMGREAAQAGESFVKPEMLGERIGSEAVTVIEDPTIPNSWGFYLYDDEGVKARPRYLIREGIINEFLMNREYAAYLGMKSNAAARAINYDREPIVRMANTYLAPGDYSFEELIEDVKLGVYMVSFNEWNIDDRRFQQRYIGREAYLIENGEIKHPVRRPILEITTRGLWSSVDAVGKEVEFYPGTCGKGEPGQGVPVWMGGAHARLREVILRR; encoded by the coding sequence ATGCATGAGCTTGTTGAATTTGCCGTTGAAAAGGCCCAGGAGCTGGGTGCAGGTTATGCGGAAGCAAGGTTTGAGGAAAAGAACGGAACGGAGATAGTCATGAAAAACGGCAACCCGGAAGGGCTTGGAATATTGGCCGATAGGGGCATAGGCATCAGGGTTCTTGTGAACGGCGGGATGGGATTTGCTTCTACAAACGTCTTAACAAAGGAAAGCGTGGAAGAGGCTGTTAAAAGAGCTGTGAAGCTTGCGAAAGCTGCGGCAAAGCTAAGAAATAAGCCCATACAGTTCAGTGAGGAAGACTTCCACCAGGTTTTCTACGAAGTGAAGATGAAGAAGGACTTCCGAGACGTTAGTGCTGAAGAAAAGATGGAGTACCTCAAGCTCATCGAGGAAAGGGTAAAAGAGACTGGCGTAAACGTACCAATGCGCTTTTTGAGGTATGGCGACCTCATGTGGCACAAGGTTTTCATGAACAACGAGGGGGCACTCGTTGAGAGCCTTATCCCGAGGGTTTCCATAACATACAACCTTGTTGTCTTTGAGGAAGGACAGATGGAGCAGGCTCCCTTCGTTCAGAGGGCATTTTCAGGCGGGCTTGAGCTTATTGAGAAGGACAAGCCATGGGAGTGGGCTGTTAAGGATGTCAAAGCCCTCCAAAAGCTGATAAAAGAAGGACAAAAGCCGCCGGAGGGAAAAGTTGACGTTGTTATAAGCCCAGAAGTTGCTGGCATAGCAGTTCACGAGAGCGTTGGGCACCCCTATGAGCTTGACAGAATAATGGGAAGAGAAGCTGCTCAGGCTGGAGAGAGCTTTGTGAAGCCCGAAATGCTGGGAGAGAGAATTGGAAGCGAAGCTGTGACGGTTATAGAAGACCCCACGATTCCAAACAGCTGGGGTTTCTACCTATACGATGACGAAGGTGTCAAGGCGAGGCCAAGGTACCTAATTAGAGAAGGCATAATAAACGAGTTTCTCATGAACAGGGAATATGCTGCTTATCTTGGAATGAAATCAAACGCAGCAGCCAGAGCTATAAACTACGACCGCGAGCCAATAGTGAGAATGGCAAACACCTACCTTGCCCCGGGTGATTATTCCTTCGAGGAGCTTATTGAGGACGTCAAGCTCGGCGTCTACATGGTGAGCTTTAATGAGTGGAACATCGACGATAGAAGATTCCAGCAGAGGTATATAGGCAGAGAGGCTTATCTAATCGAGAATGGTGAAATAAAGCACCCTGTGAGGAGACCAATTCTTGAGATAACCACCAGAGGGCTGTGGAGCAGCGTCGATGCCGTTGGAAAGGAAGTGGAATTCTACCCTGGCACGTGTGGAAAAGGTGAACCCGGACAGGGAGTGCCAGTATGGATGGGGGGAGCACATGCGAGGCTTAGGGAAGTTATTTTGAGGAGGTGA